The genome window AGTTCCCCTGCCTTTCGTGGTGCTGGGAGGCATCTATGGAGGTTACGTTGCTGTGAGCGAAGCAGCGGTTCTGACGGTCCTCTATGTGCTGATCGTAGAAGTGGGGATTTACAGGGATGTAAAAATCAGGGACCTCAAGTCGATTACGATCAAGGGGAGTATCCTCGTAGGTGGCATACTGATCATTCTCGGGGTTTCCTTCGGTCTGACGAACAGCCTCATCAACGAAGAGATTCCGAGTATGCTTCTCAATTTCATGCGAAGCCATGTGGAAAGCCCGCATGCTTTCCTTCTGTGGCTCAACATCTTCCTTCTTGTAGCAGGCTGTCTTCTCGGGATGTTCCCGGCATTGATCGTCCTGGTGCCCATGATTCTACCGGTTGCGCAAGCCTACGCCATTCACCCGACACATCTGGGGATGATCCTCCTGACCAACCTGGAAATCGGCGCGTCCCTGCCGCCGCTGGGGATCAACCTGTTTGTGTCAAGCATGCGGTTTGAACGCCCTGTTCTGCAGCTATACCGCGCTTCCGTCCCCTATATACTCATTCTGCTCCTAGCGCTGGTGATCATAACGTACTGGCCGACTTTGAGCCTCGCCTTACTTAAAGGGCAAGGTTAAGACTCAGGCTAAGGTTAAGGAAAAGCCGGTGGAGACGTGCCGCTGGTTAACGCTTGTTCTGCCCTTCTTTGAAGCTTAGTATGAATCTCAACCTTAACCTATTGTCTGGCCCTCTGACATCCTGCGTCAGGGCAGTGACGGTTTACCGGCACTCGTGAAGTTCCGGAACTGCAGAGTCCTTTAGTTTTTTTCGCTGCTTACTGCTCGCTGCTTACGTTTTTCTGGTCGTGGAAGCCTGGTACGCTATATGCAGCACTAACGTATCCCTGAGTGCATTTCTTTCAGGCGTCGCCCAATGAAAACAGATCGAGTTGAACCTGCCCTCCAGGCGCTAGCTCCTATTGTCGTCACAGTCCTGGGCCTTTTCGCGATTTCCCTGCACGAGGTCCTCGAAGGGATACTCTTTCCCTCCTTCTTCGGCTGGCTTGCCTCTCCTCTTTCCGTTCTTGTCAGTCTCACGGTTGCCGCGCTTGCCGCCTATTTCGCGGTGCCGTTGTTGCTCAAAGAGGCTGCCGGGCACAAAATGGCTGCCCTTCAGTTGGGCCGCCACAAGTCCGAAGAAGTATGCCGTCCGGCTGAAGGCGAGGATACGCACAGGATGATCGTTGAAAACATGTTTGTCGCGACTATGATTGTGGAGGAAAACGGAAGAATATTTTTTGTCAACCGCGAGTTTGAAAAGCTGTCAGGTTTCTCCAGAAAAGAAATTGAAGGGATCAAGAGCGCCGCCGAATTCATTCCTCAGGAATGGCATGACAAGCTGTGGACGTACCACAAGGCTCGCAGAAAGGATGAGGTGAGCGTACCCAAGACCTACAAGACTCAGTTGATCGAGAGGAGCGGCGCAGTGAGAGATGTATTATTCTGCGTCAAAATGGTAGCAGGCACAAAAAGGAGTGTTGTATCGGTCATCGATATTGCCGAGTTTAAGAGGACCGAGGCGGCACTCGTGGAATCTGAAGAGCGTTATCGTACCGCCATCGAATGTTCCAACGATGCGATTACCATAAGCCAGGGCGATTTTCGCGTCTATGCCAACCAGAAATTTCTCGAGATGTTCGGCTACGAACGGCTTGACGAAGTGATAGGGCAGCCCATCTACCCGGTGATCCACCCTGACGAACGGGATCGTATGGCGGAGATTGACAGGCGGAGGCAGGGCGGGGAGCCGGCGCCCTCGCGCTATGAGTTCAAAGGTGTCAAGAAGGACGGATCCAACATATATGTCGAAGTGTCGGTCGCCGGCATAACGTATCGGGGAGAACCGGCCACTCTCAACTACCTGCGTGATATTACCGAGCGAAGGTTAGCCGAAGAGCAGATCAAGACATCACTCAAGGAGAAGGAAGTGCTTCTGAAGGAGGTTCACCACCGGGTCAAGAATAACCTTCAGGTAGTTTCCAGCCTGCTCTTTCTTCAGTCGCAGACAGTTAAGGATGAGGAGACACGCCGGATCCTGGAAGAGAGCCGCAATCGCGTGAAGTCGATGGCCTTCATCCACAAGCAGCTCTACCAGTCTACGAACGTAGCTCAGATAGATTTCTCACCCTATGTGCGGAATCTCGCGAGAAACCTGCTCGATTCGTACAGGACAAACGGAAAGGGCATCACGCTCGATGTGCACGTGGAAGACGTCTTTCTCGCCCTGGATACGGCTATCCCGTGCGGCCTCATCATTAACGAGCTTGTTTCAAATGCCTTGAAACATGCTTTCCTGAACGGGGTCGAAGGACACATTACCGTCGATCTTCACAGAATGGCGGGCAAGAACGTGCTGATCGTAAGCGACAACGGGGTAGGTCTGCCGGGGGAGATAGACGTGCTCAATGCAGAAACCCTTGGGCTTCAGCTGGTATCAGCCC of Syntrophorhabdales bacterium contains these proteins:
- a CDS encoding PAS domain S-box protein, coding for MKTDRVEPALQALAPIVVTVLGLFAISLHEVLEGILFPSFFGWLASPLSVLVSLTVAALAAYFAVPLLLKEAAGHKMAALQLGRHKSEEVCRPAEGEDTHRMIVENMFVATMIVEENGRIFFVNREFEKLSGFSRKEIEGIKSAAEFIPQEWHDKLWTYHKARRKDEVSVPKTYKTQLIERSGAVRDVLFCVKMVAGTKRSVVSVIDIAEFKRTEAALVESEERYRTAIECSNDAITISQGDFRVYANQKFLEMFGYERLDEVIGQPIYPVIHPDERDRMAEIDRRRQGGEPAPSRYEFKGVKKDGSNIYVEVSVAGITYRGEPATLNYLRDITERRLAEEQIKTSLKEKEVLLKEVHHRVKNNLQVVSSLLFLQSQTVKDEETRRILEESRNRVKSMAFIHKQLYQSTNVAQIDFSPYVRNLARNLLDSYRTNGKGITLDVHVEDVFLALDTAIPCGLIINELVSNALKHAFLNGVEGHITVDLHRMAGKNVLIVSDNGVGLPGEIDVLNAETLGLQLVSALAMQIEGRLELIRDKGTVFKITF